A window from Falco naumanni isolate bFalNau1 chromosome 3, bFalNau1.pat, whole genome shotgun sequence encodes these proteins:
- the KLF10 gene encoding Krueppel-like factor 10 isoform X2, whose protein sequence is MEMMTEKQRDTRYFWNNTPEKSDYEAVEALISMSCNWKSDFKKHAEMRPVTPASDMSEESDETLLPGAADFNVIPAFCLTPPYSPSDFEMSQVVHPISKSLVEAAKPSLAAPRREVERPPAAGPLKAQATSVIRHTADAQLCNHKTCPVRTASVLKYQDSVSTETNDKQNAEAEHLVCSAMVPSRANDESGELPVAEGKSAEPAVGPLPLRKPSVSRHQPVPGSAQQAVAPPCPAPGSGAPPVPVICQMVPLPANNNVVTAVVPNATPSQQPALCQPMVFMGTQVPKGAVMFVVPQPVVQSTKAPMISPNGTRLSPIAPAPGFVPSAAKTTPPADSSRIRSHICSYPGCGKTYFKSSHLKAHVRTHTGEKPFSCSWKGCERRFARSDELSRHRRTHTGEKKFACPMCERRFMRSDHLTKHARRHLSAKKLPNWQMEVSKLNDIAVPPTSAIAQ, encoded by the exons ATGGAGATGATGACTGAGAAACAGAGAGATACTAGGTATTTCTGGAACAATACTCCTGAAAAAAGCGATTACGAAGCTGTAGAAGCCCTTATTTCTATGAGTTGCAACTGGAAATCAGACTtcaaaaaacatgcagaaatgaGACCTGTAACTCCAGCATCTGATATGTCAGAAGAGAGTGATGAGACATTGCTTCCTGGAGCAGCAGACTTTAATGTGATACCAGCATTT TGCCTGACCCCCCCCTACAGCCCTTCCGACTTTGAGATGTCACAGGTGGTCCATCCAATCAGCAAGTCCCTGGTTGAGGCTGCCAAGCCTTCTCTTGCTGCACCTCGGAGAGAGGTGGAGAggcctccagcagctgggccTCTGAAAGCTCAAGCGACAAGTGTTATTCGCCACACAGCTGATGCCCAGCTTTGTAATCACAAAACCTGCCCAGTGAGAACAGCCAGTGTGCTGAAATACCAGGACAGTGTTTCAACGGAAACAAACGATAAACAAAACGCTGAAGCAGAACATTTGGTGTGTTCTGCTATGGTGCCGAGCAGAGCCAACGATGAGAGCGGTGAACTGCCGGTGGCAGAAGGAAAATCTGCAGAACCAGCTGTTGGTCCACTGCCCTTGAGAAAGCCCTCAGTCAGCAGGCATCAGCCTGTCCCTGGATcagcacagcaggcagtggcaccgccatgccctgccccaggcagcgGAGCCCCCCCCGTGCCAGTGATTTGTCAGATGGTCCCATTACCTGCAAACAACAATGTTGTGACGGCTGTAGTGCCCAACGCCACGCCAAGTCAGCAGCCGGCTCTCTGTCAGCCCATGGTCTTCATGGGCACCCAAGTTCCTAAAGGTGCTGTCATGTTTGTTGTGCCCCAGCCAGTTGTGCAGAGCACAAAGGCTCCCATGATTAGTCCAAATGGCACGAGACTCTCTCCCATTGCCCCTGCTCCTGGCTTTGTCCCTTCTGCAGCAAAAACCACTCCTCCAGCTGATTCTTCAAGAATAAGAAGTCACATTTGCAGCTACCCAGGATGTGGGAAAACTTACTTCAAGAGCTCCCATTTGAAGGCTCATGTCAGAACACACACAG gaGAGAAGCCATTTAGTTGTAGTTGGAAAGGCTGTGAGAGAAGGTTTGCACGGTCTGATGAACTGTCTCGCCATCGCAGAACACATACTGGGGAGAAGAAATTTGCCTGCCCAATGTGTGAGCGGCGGTTCATGAGGAGCGACCACTTAACGAAGCACGCACGTCGCCACTTATCGGCTAAGAAGTTACCAAACTGGCAAATGGAAGTGAGCAAGTTAAACGATATTGCCGTGCCGCCAACATCTGCAATTGCACAGTGA
- the KLF10 gene encoding Krueppel-like factor 10 isoform X1, with protein sequence MGSGEQKEENKRQRAESGGGAGSGQPRLPPPEREMEMMTEKQRDTRYFWNNTPEKSDYEAVEALISMSCNWKSDFKKHAEMRPVTPASDMSEESDETLLPGAADFNVIPAFCLTPPYSPSDFEMSQVVHPISKSLVEAAKPSLAAPRREVERPPAAGPLKAQATSVIRHTADAQLCNHKTCPVRTASVLKYQDSVSTETNDKQNAEAEHLVCSAMVPSRANDESGELPVAEGKSAEPAVGPLPLRKPSVSRHQPVPGSAQQAVAPPCPAPGSGAPPVPVICQMVPLPANNNVVTAVVPNATPSQQPALCQPMVFMGTQVPKGAVMFVVPQPVVQSTKAPMISPNGTRLSPIAPAPGFVPSAAKTTPPADSSRIRSHICSYPGCGKTYFKSSHLKAHVRTHTGEKPFSCSWKGCERRFARSDELSRHRRTHTGEKKFACPMCERRFMRSDHLTKHARRHLSAKKLPNWQMEVSKLNDIAVPPTSAIAQ encoded by the exons ATGGGGAGCGGCgaacaaaaagaggaaaataaaagacagcGGGCGgagagcggcggcggcgcgggctCTGGTCAGCCTCGGCTCCCGCCACCG GAGCGTGAAATGGAGATGATGACTGAGAAACAGAGAGATACTAGGTATTTCTGGAACAATACTCCTGAAAAAAGCGATTACGAAGCTGTAGAAGCCCTTATTTCTATGAGTTGCAACTGGAAATCAGACTtcaaaaaacatgcagaaatgaGACCTGTAACTCCAGCATCTGATATGTCAGAAGAGAGTGATGAGACATTGCTTCCTGGAGCAGCAGACTTTAATGTGATACCAGCATTT TGCCTGACCCCCCCCTACAGCCCTTCCGACTTTGAGATGTCACAGGTGGTCCATCCAATCAGCAAGTCCCTGGTTGAGGCTGCCAAGCCTTCTCTTGCTGCACCTCGGAGAGAGGTGGAGAggcctccagcagctgggccTCTGAAAGCTCAAGCGACAAGTGTTATTCGCCACACAGCTGATGCCCAGCTTTGTAATCACAAAACCTGCCCAGTGAGAACAGCCAGTGTGCTGAAATACCAGGACAGTGTTTCAACGGAAACAAACGATAAACAAAACGCTGAAGCAGAACATTTGGTGTGTTCTGCTATGGTGCCGAGCAGAGCCAACGATGAGAGCGGTGAACTGCCGGTGGCAGAAGGAAAATCTGCAGAACCAGCTGTTGGTCCACTGCCCTTGAGAAAGCCCTCAGTCAGCAGGCATCAGCCTGTCCCTGGATcagcacagcaggcagtggcaccgccatgccctgccccaggcagcgGAGCCCCCCCCGTGCCAGTGATTTGTCAGATGGTCCCATTACCTGCAAACAACAATGTTGTGACGGCTGTAGTGCCCAACGCCACGCCAAGTCAGCAGCCGGCTCTCTGTCAGCCCATGGTCTTCATGGGCACCCAAGTTCCTAAAGGTGCTGTCATGTTTGTTGTGCCCCAGCCAGTTGTGCAGAGCACAAAGGCTCCCATGATTAGTCCAAATGGCACGAGACTCTCTCCCATTGCCCCTGCTCCTGGCTTTGTCCCTTCTGCAGCAAAAACCACTCCTCCAGCTGATTCTTCAAGAATAAGAAGTCACATTTGCAGCTACCCAGGATGTGGGAAAACTTACTTCAAGAGCTCCCATTTGAAGGCTCATGTCAGAACACACACAG gaGAGAAGCCATTTAGTTGTAGTTGGAAAGGCTGTGAGAGAAGGTTTGCACGGTCTGATGAACTGTCTCGCCATCGCAGAACACATACTGGGGAGAAGAAATTTGCCTGCCCAATGTGTGAGCGGCGGTTCATGAGGAGCGACCACTTAACGAAGCACGCACGTCGCCACTTATCGGCTAAGAAGTTACCAAACTGGCAAATGGAAGTGAGCAAGTTAAACGATATTGCCGTGCCGCCAACATCTGCAATTGCACAGTGA